In a single window of the Cucumis melo cultivar AY chromosome 11, USDA_Cmelo_AY_1.0, whole genome shotgun sequence genome:
- the LOC103498439 gene encoding pentatricopeptide repeat-containing protein At2g15980: MSGPLLKRTLRPIGNSTVNLQFSSSFFSSSPPAEPSPSTKPSISTVVSVLTHQRSKSRWRFLNSLCPNGFDPGEFSDIVLQIKNNPHLALRFFLWTQNKSLCNHNLISYSTLIHILARGRLRTHAKDVIQTAIRAAELEDSDNYSESERFSSSRPLKLFETLVKTYKRCGSAPFVFDLLIKALLDSKKLDSSIEIVRMLRSRGISPQVSTLNSLILLVSKCQGANVAYAIFTEVFGLDCEIEKEHVKLKGRVSPNVHTFNTLMDCFYQDGFVGRVKEIWDQLADSNSIPNSYSYSILMAVLCEEKRMGEAEELWEEMKMKKLELDVVAYNTIIGGFCKAGNTQRAEEFYREMELSGIESTFSTLEHLINGYCDTGDVDSALLVYKDMRRKRFSLNASTLEGLIEVLCAERRLLEALDVFGFAVEDSSFCPTMETFEVLINWLCQEGKIEGAFKLQAQMVGKGFKPNLKIYQSFIDAYMKEGNAEMVEKLGKEMHEIQLS; this comes from the coding sequence GGAACCTTCGCCGTCGACGAAACCCTCAATTTCCACTGTCGTTTCAGTTCTCACTCACCAACGCTCAAAATCACGCTGGCGATTCCTCAACTCCCTCTGTCCCAACGGCTTCGATCCCGGCGAGTTTTCCGATATCGTTCTCCAAATCAAGAACAATCCTCATCTAGCCCTCCGTTTCTTCCTCTGGACTCAGAACAAATCCCTCTGCAATCACAATCTCATTTCTTACTCGACCCTCATCCACATCCTTGCTCGCGGTCGACTCAGAACTCATGCCAAGGATGTTATTCAAACCGCCATTAGGGCTGCGGAGCTCGAAGATAGCGATAATTATTCTGAATCTGAGCGGTTCTCTTCTTCGAGGCCTTTGAAGCTTTTTGAAACCCTCGTCAAGACATATAAACGGTGTGGCTCTGCCCCCTTTGTGTTTGATTTATTGATTAAAGCTCTTCTGGATTCTAAAAAGCTCGATTCATCCATTGAAATTGTTAGAATGTTACGGTCTCGTGGGATTAGCCCACAAGTTAGTACGTTGAATTCGTTGATTTTGTTGGTGTCAAAATGCCAGGGGGCTAATGTAGCTTATGCAATTTTTACAGAGGTTTTTGGTTTAGATTGTGAAATAGAGAAAGAACATGTGAAATTGAAGGGTAGAGTTAGTCCTAATGTTCATACTTTTAACACATTAATGGACTGTTTTTATCAAGATGGGTTTGTAGGGAGGGTGAAGGAGATTTGGGATCAATTGGCTGATTCAAATTCAATTCCAAACAGCTATAGTTATAGTATCCTAATGGCAGTTTTATGTGAAGAGAAGAGAATGGGAGAAGCAGAGGAATTGTGggaagaaatgaaaatgaagaagtTGGAACTTGATGTTGTAGCTTACAATACAATAATTGGAGGATTTTGTAAAGCAGGAAATACTCAGAGAGCTGAAGAGTTCTATAGAGAAATGGAACTCAGTGGAATAGAGAGTACTTTCTCCACCCTTGAACATCTCATCAACGGCTATTGTGACACTGGAGATGTTGATTCTGCATTACTTGTGTACAAGGATATGCGTAGGAAACGGTTTAGTCTCAATGCGTCAACGCTTGAAGGACTTATTGAAGTGTTGTGTGCTGAGAGAAGGCTTTTAGAAGCTTTAGATGTTTTTGGTTTTGCCGTTGAAGACTCTAGCTTTTGTCCTACAATGGAAACTTTTGAAGTTCTGATAAATTGGTTGTGTCAAGAAGGGAAAATTGAAGGTGCATTTAAGCTTCAAGCGCAGATGGTAGGGAAAGGTTTTAAGCCAAATTTGAAGATTTATCAATCGTTTATCGATGCTTACATGAAAGAAGGAAATGCAGAAATGGTTGAGAAATTGGGGAAGGAAATGCATGAAATCCAGCTGAGTTGA